Part of the Fundidesulfovibrio terrae genome is shown below.
AGGGCGTGGCCGGGGCGTTGTGCCTGGACTCCAAGAAGGTGCACAGCTTCGGCGACAAGGACCAGAAGATCCTGGCCGAATTCGCCCGGCTGGTCTCGGCCCTTTTCCTTGAGCGCGACTCTTTGGCCGAGGGCCACGCAGAAGCCCGGCTCTGCCAGTGCCTGCGCCAGCTGCCCGGCCTGCACCGCCGCCACCCCAAGTGGAACGCCTACCTGGACGAGCTTCTGGAGATTGTCTCGCGCGCCGTGGGTTTCAAGCACTGCTTCCTGGCGGTGCGCGACGACGCGGCCTGCGTGTTCACGGTGGAGGGGGTGAGCCAGGTGCTCTTCTCCCCGGCCCATCCGAGCCCCGGCAGCTTCCCCCTGGGCGGGGGCATGATCGGCTGGGTGTTCAAGAACGACGCCCCGGTCCTGGCCCAGGACGCCGACACTTCCGCGCTCAGGCTGTTCGGGGCCCAGGCCAGCTCCCCGGTGTTCAAGACGGTGATCTGCCAGCCGGTGCACTTCTCCAAGCGTACCCGGGCGGTACTGGTGATGGCCAGCCAGGAGCAGGCGGTGATCGGGGAAATCCACAAGGATTTCGCCGCCGCCGTGGCCGACCAGCTGGCCCTGTTCCTGGAAAATCTGCATCTTAAGGCAAGGCTGGCCCGGCGCAAGGCATAGACTTTTTTTCGGCCAGCTCGTAGACAGGATCGATTTTGACAAAAATCCAACCATAAATCCGAACGGGCCGCGCATGATATTCGACAGACTCTTCCGCTTTCTCGGCAAGGACCTGGCCATGGACCTGGGCACCGCCAACACCCTGCTCTACACCCCGGCCGAAGGCATCGTGCTCAACGAACCCTCGGTTGTGGCCATCGAAACGCGTAGCGGGCAGCTCGTGGCCGTGGGCAAGGAGGCCAAGGAGTTCCTGGGCCGCACCCCCGAGCGCATCCGGGCCATCCGCCCCATGAAGGACGGCGTCATCGCCGACTTCGAGATCACCAAGGAGATGATCGCCTTCTTCATCCGCAAGGTGATCACCGGTTTCAGGCTGGTGAAGC
Proteins encoded:
- a CDS encoding GAF domain-containing protein, yielding MTRSDVFSRVLQLVCNVFDSYSAVLFLPAPGGDGCRLAASFSLGDGVRQGMALAPGQGLAGWIVREKKPLLVSNFDQKRGVLGYYSGNAESEIRAFLGVPLEGVAGALCLDSKKVHSFGDKDQKILAEFARLVSALFLERDSLAEGHAEARLCQCLRQLPGLHRRHPKWNAYLDELLEIVSRAVGFKHCFLAVRDDAACVFTVEGVSQVLFSPAHPSPGSFPLGGGMIGWVFKNDAPVLAQDADTSALRLFGAQASSPVFKTVICQPVHFSKRTRAVLVMASQEQAVIGEIHKDFAAAVADQLALFLENLHLKARLARRKA